The following are from one region of the Hymenobacter radiodurans genome:
- a CDS encoding FN3 associated domain-containing protein: MLFPRLLAVAEVAWTPAARKKYAEFLPRMSQQFARLDARRINYRVPEPLGLDSASVVRQGGKAVLTLRSLVPGGQIRYTIDGKMPDETTDLYTKPLAVPLNQQLTVRAVTVAPNGRKSPPVELLIK, from the coding sequence ATGCTGTTTCCGCGGCTACTGGCGGTGGCAGAGGTCGCCTGGACGCCTGCTGCGAGGAAAAAATACGCCGAGTTTTTGCCGCGTATGAGTCAGCAGTTTGCCCGGCTCGATGCACGCAGGATAAACTACCGGGTGCCCGAGCCGCTGGGCCTCGATAGCGCCAGTGTGGTTCGGCAGGGCGGCAAAGCCGTACTGACGCTGCGCTCCTTGGTGCCTGGGGGGCAAATTCGCTACACCATAGACGGCAAAATGCCCGACGAAACTACCGACCTCTATACCAAGCCCTTGGCCGTGCCGCTCAACCAGCAGCTCACCGTACGAGCGGTAACCGTTGCTCCCAATGGCCGAAAAAGCCCCCCAGTCGAGCTGCTGATCAAGTAA